Proteins from one Impatiens glandulifera chromosome 2, dImpGla2.1, whole genome shotgun sequence genomic window:
- the LOC124927976 gene encoding nuclear pore complex protein NUP160: METRSLAGAEVPITGSDSVKWIEISVPSSFQFEDTEALPSSPSFAPPAEDAASCSIVGSPPTYCIWRIHKDKPRVLEIEELRASEEFPKTGLRIIFPDSLSPFALICKDESQYALGNPYLLYALTVSGVAYSIKLKSIHNYASGYTLSPYEVVEFNIQQLPNAGVITSVAAMSGCLVVGRDDGVVSCLHLGRLEPSDPGFMLDLRDDTGFGRLWGLMSRRSVGSVQGMVISDVHDMKLLFVLHHDGTLRIWDIVNGSRIFSQTLTVPSSREATFLKLYVGEAHHGTNYIPLGIFYRNSLEVCTEMITVYYLRFTQGDRNLFSLDTSVQNIPLEEGMLIDVKLTSDKIWILKEQGLLVESLISTNGKRGVAQCYALQEALVADQLFQNSQNSLDDFIWLAQTVFSSVKDEILPLVSSIFLRRILFPGVHHATVLRATLGDFAKHLSDSDYNSLSAEGLKKEILTLVEQEGLSGNPISILYFWRNFCTHYFNYWCKINAPFGFLVDSSTGAIILVRKSSTSLFRCLEDIERTYGSFNELADTLGAGIQLPDDVDQTILFDLLQSISNVSRQLGNAASAIYYESLLSAPSLSPEEVVPRLLKTLESGYSSSGEALQVSELGSDAFWEKKVTDHKNLRKFSVDIFLSLHALRNKTTSWGKVLDVMESFLKFLVPNNIKQKSDIQVHFNIDISVTVQAISQVAKVMFESTLDVLVLLNYLANISGQIHMSHEDVSRIKLELIPMIQEIIAEWHIIHFLATTPSEIPTNADFSSQLSSLQIDNNTGKRPWNEKLGKGDFTLACVFLPNIGRSSEDPSQLCASFPNPESIIRSMRDFTSWIVWGKTGKESHSFFSHSTELALILLRHGQYAAAEYLLTTVDAHLRKEKTSQSVQGEDGEWCKLLHLLGCCLLAQVQRGLVGKIGEKKINEAVRCLFRASSFDGAPEVLQSLANETGLPCPDLACSSSATIWKLQYYQWAMQIFEQYNLSSGACQFALAALEQVDEALGTKVDTLEAEIQSESAITIRGRLWANVFKFTLDLSCYYDAYCAIISNPDEESKYLCLRRFIIVLYERGALKVLCDGQLPFIGLADKIERELAWKAARSDISTKPNPFRLLYAFEMRRHNWRKAATYMYLYASQIRTEAANKDFHPRSMLLQERLNGLSAAINALHLVHSDCAWINPILDEQLFQKEHRPIKKARLTEHEQLTMGNDGQPQRSQSYIDVEKLENEIILTSAEYTLSMRNVKWTFSGNEKPSPDLVDLLIQVNIYDMAFTIILRFWKGSKLKSELERVFTLMALKFCPNSTGPPVAVNLPKSHGLLLTSSQDEVNLQGSFDASPPVHQSKVHSQWEMLESYLEKYKGFHPRLPVVVAETLLSNDSQIELPLWLVQMFKGNRRESIWGMSGDESNPASLFRLYVDYGRFAEATNLFLEYIELFASMRPSDIIHRKRPFAVWFPYSLVERLWCQLDELINRGYMVDQSKKLRHLLQVALSKHLHLLKVDSEDTMSTAT, from the exons CTTCTGAAGAATTTCCCAAGACTGGGTTACGAATTATATTTCCAGATTCACTAAGTCCTTTTGCTTTGATATGCAAGGATGAG TCCCAGTATGCATTGGGGAATCCTTATTTGCTGTACGCATTAACTGTTTCTGGAGTTGCATATTCCATTAAACTAAAGAGCATCCATAATTATGCGTCTGGTTATACTTTATCACCATATGAGGTTGTGGAGTTCAATATTCAGCAACTTCCGAATGCTGGAGTTATAACATCTGTAGCAGCAATGTCAGGGTGCTTGGTGGTTGGGAGAGATGATGGGGTGGTTAGTTGTCTCCATCTTGGAAGACTTGAACCTAGTGATCCAG GTTTCATGCTTGACCTTCGGGATGATACAGGTTTTGGTCGCTTATGGGGTTTAATGTCAAG GAGATCTGTTGGTTCTGTTCAGGGCATGGTAATATCAGATGTGCATGATATGAAATTGCTCTTTGTTCTTCATCATGATGGGACCTTACGAATTTGGGACATTGTAAATGGCAGCAGAATTTTCAGTCAAACACTAACTGTTCCATCATCAAGAG AAGCTACGTTTCTGAAGTTATACGTGGGTGAAGCTCATCATGGAACCAATTATATTCCTCTTGGGATTTTCTATAGAAACAGTTTG GAAGTCTGTACGGAAATGATCACTGTATATTATCTACGATTTACTCAAGGGGATAGGAATTTGTTTTCATTGGACACTTCAGTTCAGAACATCCCACTGGAGGAG GGTATGCTCATAGATGTGAAGCTAACTTCAGACAAGATCTGGATTCTTAAAGAACAAGGACTGCTTGTTGAGAGTTTGATCAGTACAAATGGAAAAAG GGGAGTAGCACAATGCTATGCTTTGCAGGAAGCATTAGTTGCTGACCAGCtgtttcaaaattctcaaaactCTTTGGATGACTTTATTTGGCTTGCTCAAACAGTATTTTCTTCTGTGAAG GATGAGATTCTCCCATTAGTGTCTTCCATTTTCTTGCGTAGGATACTTTTTCCTGGTGTCCATCATGCTACTGTCCTCAGAGCAACATTAGGAGACTTTGCCAAGCACTTGTCTGATTCTGACTATAATTCACTATCAGCTGAAGggttaaagaaagaaattctCACTCTTGTTGAACAAGAG GGCCTCTCTGGAAATCCCATTTCGATACTATACTTCTGGAGGAACTTCTGTACTCATTATTTCAACTATTGGTGCAAAATCAATGCACCTTTTGGCTTTCTTGTTGATTCTTCAACAGGTGCCATTATTCTAGTAAGGAAAAGTTCAACTTCTCTCTTCAGGTGCTTGGAGGATATAGAACGTACCTATG GTTCTTTCAACGAACTTGCTGATACATTAGGCGCTGGGATACAGTTGCCTGATGATGTTGACCAGACGATCCTTTTTGACTTGCTCCAGTCCATCAGTAATGTTAGTCGACAGCTGGGGAATGCTGCTTCAGCCATATATTACGAATCACTTCTTAGTGCTCCCTCTCTATCACCAGAAGAGGTTGTTCCTCGTTTGTTGAAAACTCTAGAAAGTGGATACAGTTCATCTGGGGAAGCTTTGCAGGTATCTGAGTTGGGATCAGATGCTTTTTGGGAGAAGAAAGTGACTGATCACAAAAACCTGAGGAAGTTTTCCGTGGACATTTTTCTATCACTGCATGCTCTACGTAACAAAACAACCTCTTGGGGCAAAGTGTTGGATGTTATGGAGAGTTTCCTAAAGTTTCTAGTACCCAACAATATAAAACAGAAGTCTGATATTCAAGTCCACTTCAACATTGATATCTCTGTTACTGTTCAAGCTATATCTCAAGTTGCAAAAGTGATGTTTGAATCTACCTTGGACGTACTTGTGTTATTAAATTATCTGGCTAATATCAGTGGGCAG ATTCATATGTCACATGAGGATGTATCACGAATAAAGCTTGAACTGATTCCTATGATTCAAGAAATTATTGCCGAGTGGCATATAATCCATTTTCTGGCGACAACTCCATCTGAGATTCCTACCAATGCAGACTTCAGTTCCCAACTTTCTTCTTTACAAATAG ATAATAATACTGGAAAAAGGCCTTGGAATGAGAAGCTTGGAAAGGGTGACTTTACTTTGGCTTGTGTTTTTCTTCCAAATATTGGAAGATCTTCTGAAGACCCAAGCCAATTATGTGCTAGTTTTCCTAACCCAGAAAGCATTATTAGGTCAATGCGGGACTTCACAAGCTGGATAGTATGGGGAAAGACAGGGAAAGAATCTCATTCATTTTTTAGTCACTCAACTGAGCTTGCATTAATCTTACTTAGACATGGACAATATGCTGCAGCCGAG TATCTGCTTACAACTGTGGATGCACATTTGCGGAAGGAGAAAACATCTCAGAGTGTTCAGGGTGAAGATGGTGAATGGTGCAAGCTTCTCCATCTGCTTGGTTGTTGCCTGCTTGCTCAAGTACAAAGAGGATTAGTGGGGAAGAttggagagaaaaaaattaatgaagcTGTTCGATGTTTATTTAG AGCTAGCTCATTTGATGGAGCTCCAGAGGTTCTGCAGAGCTTGGCTAATGAAACAGGATTACCTTGTCCTGATTTGG CTTGCTCTTCATCAGCGACAATTTGGAAGCTTCAGTATTATCAATGGGCGATGCAGATATTTGAGCAGTATAATTTGAGTTCAGGTGCTTGCCAATTTGCTCTTGCTGCTCTTGAGCAAGTTGATGAAGCACTAGGAACTAAAGTTGATACACTAGAGGCGGAAATTCAGAGTGAATCTGCTATTACGATTCGAGGGCGACTCTGGGCAAATGTCTTTAAGTTTACACTAGACCTTAGTTGTTATTATGATGCATATTGTGCTATAATTTCAAACCCAGATGAGGAAAGTAAGTACCTTTGCTTGAGGCGTTTCATCATTGTCCTTTATGAACGTGGGGCTTTAAAG GTTCTTTGTGATGGCCAACTGCCTTTTATTGGGTTAGCTGACAAGATAGAACGAGAGCTTGCTTGGAAG GCGGCACGCTCAGATATTTCAACTAAGCCAAATCCTTTTAGACTGCTTTACGCATTTGAGATGCGTCGACATAACTGGCGAAAGGCAGCAACATACATGTATCTGTATGCTTCTCAAATAAGAACTGAAGCAGCGAATAAGGATTTCCATCCCAGATCTATGCTTCTTCAAGAAAGGCTTAATGGGCTTTCTGCTGCCATCAATGCACTGCATCTTGTTCATTCTGATTGTGCATGGATTAACCCTATTCTTGATGAACAGCTTTTTCAGAAGGAGCATCGTCCAATTAAAAAGGCTAGGCTAACAGAGCATGAACAAT TAACCATGGGCAATGATGGTCAGCCACAAAGGTCACAATCTTACATAGACGTGGAGAAGCTAGAAAATGAAATCATTTTAACATCAGCTGAATATACTCTCTCAATGAGAAACGTGAAATGGACCTTTTCAG GAAATGAGAAGCCCTCACCAGATCTGGTTGACTTGTTGATTCAAGTAAACATTTATGATATGGCTTTCACAATAATACTAAGATTTTGGAAAGGCTCAAAATTAAAGAG CGAGCTGGAAAGAGTCTTCACTCTAATGGCATTGAAATTCTGTCCGAATTCAACAGGTCCACCTGTAGCTGT GAACCTTCCTAAATCACATGGTCTTCTTTTGACATCATCACAAGATGAAGTTAATCTTCAAGGTTCTTTTGATGCAAGCCCTCCAGTTCATCAGTCAAAAGTACATAGCCAATGGGAGATGCTCGAGTCTTATCTG GAAAAATATAAAGGATTTCATCCCAGATTACCTGTAGTTGTTGCAGAAACTCTTCTTTCTAACGACTCACAGATTGAGTTGCCACTTTGGCTGGTTCAAATGTTTAAG GGTAATAGAAGAGAAAGCATTTGGGGAATGAGTGGAGATGAATCAAATCCCGCATCCTTATTTCGACTATATGTTGACTATGGAAGGTTTGCGGAGGCAACCAATTTGTTCCTCGAATACATTGAATTGTTTGCTTCAATG AGACCTTCTGATATAATTCACCGGAAAAGGCCATTTGCTGTGTGGTTCCCATATTCGTTAGTGGAGCGTTTATGGTGTCAGCTTGATGAACTTATTAACCGAGGCTACATGGTTGATCAATCTAAGAAATTGAGACATCTTTTACAAGTGGCTCTATCGAAACATCTCCATCTG CTTAAGGTGGACTCTGAGGACACGATGTCTACAGCAACTTGA
- the LOC124923774 gene encoding uncharacterized protein HI_0703-like has product MLDSANKLVKGSLDGLQREDNSEYVRLDISNEPGLEQEEGEGEGEEYDRLIPNDPKLPRIDQLLQQEAVTSSNPTFIWWLKATFWSFVLLLLLLAFVKWGLPFLFEEVLFPVMKWEATAFGRPVLAFVLISSLALFPVFFIPSGPSMWLAGITFGYGLGFIIIMVGTTIGMVLPYWIGLFFRDRIHQWLKRWPHKAEMIRLAADGDWFYQFQVVAIFRISPFPYTIFNYAIVATTMQFWPYLCGSVVGMVPEAFIYIYSGRLIRTLTVVQYGKHHLTPIEIIYNLISFMVAIISTIGFTVYAKRTIDDLKKAEINSSKSDINNCELEKLTIERPNLLSCTASYKGR; this is encoded by the exons ATGCTAGATTCAGCTAACAAGTTGGTAAAAGGCAGTTTAGATGGCCTGCAAAGAGAGGATAATAGTGAATATGTTAGATTGGATATATCAAATGAACCAGGGCTTGAACAAGaggaaggtgaaggtgaaggagaAGAATATGACAGATTAATACCAAATGATCCAAAGTTACCCAGAATTGATCAATTGTTACAGCAGGAGGCTGTAACAAGTAGTAATCCAACTTTCATCTGGTGGTTGAAGGCTACATTCTGgtcctttgttcttcttctacTCCTTCTTGCTTTTGTCAAATGGGGACTTCCATTTCTCTTTGAAGAG GTTCTGTTTCCAGTTATGAAATGGGAAGCCACAGCATTTGGCCGTCCAGTTCTAGCATTTGTACTAATCTCTTCATTAGCATTGTTCCCCGTCTTCTTTATCCCATCCGGTCCTTCAATGTGGTTGGCTGGAATAACATTTGGATATGGTCTCGGATTCATCATAATCATGGTTGGAACCACCATTGGCATGGTGTTACCATATTGGATAGGCTTATTTTTCCGAGACAGAATTCAT CAATGGTTAAAAAGATGGCCACACAAAGCTGAAATGATTAGACTCGCAGCCGACGGTGACTGGTTCTATCAATTCCAAGTTGTGGCCATCTTTAGGATCTCGCCTTTTCCTTACACGATTTTCAATTACGCGATTGTCGCGACAACGATGCAGTTTTGGCCTTATTTATGTGGATCTGTTGTTGGAATGGTACCAGAAGCCTTCATTTACATCTACAG TGGGCGGTTAATAAGGACATTGACAGTGGTACAATATGGGAAACATCATTTAACTCCAAtagagataatatataatttgatatccTTCATGGTTGCCATAATCTCCACGATTGGTTTTACTGTTTATGCAAAGAGAACCATAGATGACTTGAAGAAGGCTGAGATTAACAGCAGCAAATCAGACATTAATAACTGTGAGTTGGAGAAACTCACTATTGAAAGACCCAATTTACTCAGTTGCACGGCTTCTTACAAAGGCAGGTag